From a single Cydia strobilella chromosome 17, ilCydStro3.1, whole genome shotgun sequence genomic region:
- the LOC134748819 gene encoding uncharacterized protein LOC134748819 gives MKNYFILKNLCRKIYLAGAGDFWFEEGEISQGKSLRYRLLCFIVFSTYISMTLLEIIGVFFGAMPNDERSDCTSFAVSHTIVLCKMFSVIVNRKRVKELNRKLVEICKDHEDEHRVAENYRIMKINVVAYAVSVYGSFVFFLFDGVRKMMTGSHFITIVTYWPFYDDNSAIAVTFRLFTTGVLGVMLATMICIDSFAIITLIMYKYKFITLRYYLQGLREQFDKNNHAGNEEYATDQLHSGFIEGIVMHSHLISLSKDIDRSVGAVLALQVCLSSGSAVSLVLQLALSKDMTVAAQLKIILFVVALYFLLALFLCNAGEITYQASLLSDSIFYCGWHASSMRRDLRQLVLFSCAAAQRPIVMKAFNMLELTYGTFIQVVRGTYSVVALISAQNESTPE, from the exons atgaaaaattatttcattttgaaaaACTTATGCAGAAAAATTTACTTAGCAGGAGCGGGAGATTTTTGGTTTGAGGAGGGCGAAATAAGCCAGGGAAAAAGTTTGCGTTACCGACTTCTGTGCTTTATAGTATTTTCTACTTATATTTCTATGACTCTATTGGAAATTATTGGGGTGTTCTTCGGGGCCATGCCTAATGATGAAAGGAGCGATTGTACATCGTTCGCTGTGAGTCATACTATAGTTCTGTGCAagatgttttcagtcatcgtgAATAGGAAACGCGTCAAGGAACTGAACAGGAAATTGGTAGAGATTTGCAAAGATCATGAAGACGAACATCGAGTGGCTGAGAATTATAGAATTATGAAAATTAACGTGGTGGCATACGCGGTGTCTGTTTATGGTTCAtttgttttctttctttttgaCGGCGTTCGAAAGATGATGAcag GATCCCACTTCATAACAATTGTGACATATTGGCCATTTTACGACGATAATTCCGCCATTGCTGTTACATTTAGATTATTTACAACAGGAGTGTTGGGCGTTATGTTGGCCACCATGATATGTATTGACTCCTTCGCTATTATCACTCTGATCATGTATAAGTATAAATTCATCACGTTGCGATATTATTTGCAAGGTTTAAGGGAACAgtttgataaaaataaccatGCAGGAAATGAGGAATATGCTACAGATCAACTGCATTCTGGATTTATTGAAGGAATCGTGATGCATAGTCATCTtataag CTTATCAAAAGACATCGACCGGTCCGTCGGTGCGGTTCTTGCGCTCCAAGTTTGCCTGAGCTCGGGTTCCGCCGTGTCGTTGGTGCTGCAGTTGGCC CTTTCAAAGGACATGACTGTAGCCGCccaattgaaaataattttgtttgtagTAGCATTATACTTCCTACTAGCTCTTTTCCTTTGCAATGCTGGTGAAATAACGTATCAG GCATCGCTTCTGTCCGACTCAATTTTCTACTGCGGCTGGCACGCTAGTTCTATGCGACGAGACCTACGCCAACTCGTGCTGTTTTCGTGCGCGGCGGCGCAGCGACCAATCGTCATGAAGGCCTTCAATATGCTAGAACTCACTTATGGCACCTTTATAcag gTGGTAAGAGGCACGTATTCGGTGGTCGCCCTAATTTCCGCTCAAAACGAGTCAACGCCCGAATAA